ACGAGCTGACCCAGCTCGCCTTCACGTTCTGGTATTGCAGGTAGTACGCGTGTTCCCACATATCGAGCACGAGGAGGGGCACGGTCCCGTTGCCGATGTTTCCCTGGTGATCGTAGATCTGTTCGACGACGAGGCTGTGGCTTACCGGTTCCCAGGCAAGCGCGCCCCAGCCCGAGCCCTGCACGTTCAGTGCGGCTTCCGTCATCTGACTGCGAAACGCATCGACGGAGCGGAACGATTCGCGAATCGCGGCCTCGAGCTCACCGTCCGGCTCGCCGCCGCCTTTCGGACACATGTTGTTCCACAACAGCGAGTGCAGCACATGGCCGGAAAGATGGAAGGCGAGATTCTTCTGCAGCTGATTGATCGCGCTGAAGTCCTTCTTCTCGCGCGCTCCTTCGAGCTTCTCGAGAACCGTGTTGGCTCCGTCCACGTAGGCCGCGTGATGCTTGCTGTGATGAAGCTCGAGCACTTTCGCCGAGTAGTGCGGCTCCAACGCCGAGTAGTCGTACGGCAGCTCCGGAAGTGAGTATGGTTTCATCTTGAACCCCTTT
This sequence is a window from Candidatus Limnocylindrales bacterium. Protein-coding genes within it:
- a CDS encoding superoxide dismutase; translation: MKPYSLPELPYDYSALEPHYSAKVLELHHSKHHAAYVDGANTVLEKLEGAREKKDFSAINQLQKNLAFHLSGHVLHSLLWNNMCPKGGGEPDGELEAAIRESFRSVDAFRSQMTEAALNVQGSGWGALAWEPVSHSLVVEQIYDHQGNIGNGTVPLLVLDMWEHAYYLQYQNVKASWVSSFWKIVNWQDVARRFAKVRTLDLALEPEQASAPVRRFA